One part of the Alphaproteobacteria bacterium genome encodes these proteins:
- a CDS encoding transketolase C-terminal domain-containing protein has protein sequence MTEMTYAQAARLGLQEEMARDPKVWALGEDLGYEGGMAGQYSDLQAEFGPNRIVDTPISENTIMGAAVGAALAGTRPVAEMRFSDFAMCSVSELVNQGAKARYMFGGQARVPMVARMPIGIRGGIAAQHSQSPEAWYAHTPGLVVVTPATPADNRGLLKASIRCDDPVVYMEHKGLWGMLGEVDENDQEPVPLGVAATVRAGSDITIVSWAAQVGVAAEAADLLAADGMSAEVIDLRTLYPWDRETVMASAARTGRLLVVHEAVRVGGFGGEVAAEVAETLGVPVARLGGERIPIPFSIPLEEAYKIKAERIAGRVKEMLA, from the coding sequence ATGACCGAAATGACCTACGCGCAGGCCGCCCGGCTCGGTCTTCAGGAAGAAATGGCGCGCGACCCCAAGGTCTGGGCACTTGGCGAGGATCTCGGCTATGAGGGCGGGATGGCAGGGCAGTATAGCGATCTACAGGCCGAGTTCGGCCCGAATCGGATTGTCGATACCCCGATATCGGAGAATACCATCATGGGGGCGGCGGTCGGTGCCGCCCTGGCGGGCACACGGCCGGTCGCCGAGATGCGTTTTTCGGACTTCGCCATGTGTTCGGTCTCCGAGCTGGTCAATCAGGGCGCAAAGGCGCGCTACATGTTCGGCGGTCAGGCGCGCGTACCCATGGTCGCGCGCATGCCGATCGGAATTCGCGGTGGCATTGCGGCCCAGCATTCTCAGTCGCCGGAGGCCTGGTATGCCCATACGCCGGGCCTTGTGGTGGTGACCCCGGCGACACCGGCGGACAATCGCGGACTCCTGAAGGCGTCGATCCGCTGTGATGATCCTGTGGTCTATATGGAACATAAGGGGCTCTGGGGCATGCTCGGTGAGGTCGATGAAAACGACCAGGAGCCGGTTCCCCTCGGTGTCGCGGCGACCGTGCGCGCGGGGAGCGATATCACCATTGTGAGTTGGGCCGCCCAGGTTGGCGTCGCAGCGGAGGCTGCCGATTTGCTGGCAGCGGACGGGATGTCGGCAGAGGTCATCGATCTGCGTACGCTCTACCCCTGGGATCGTGAAACGGTCATGGCTTCGGCCGCCCGGACCGGGAGATTGCTTGTGGTGCACGAGGCCGTGCGGGTCGGCGGATTCGGCGGCGAGGTGGCGGCCGAGGTGGCCGAAACGCTCGGTGTGCCGGTCGCGCGTCTCGGCGGAGAGCGCATTCCGATCCCGTTCTCGATCCCCCTGGAAGAAGCCTACAAAATCAAGGCAGAGCGGATTGCAGGCCGGGTCAAGGAGATGCTCGCCTAG
- a CDS encoding ATP-binding protein: MSTVLVIDDRVTNRHVLSRLASQADEDAVVHTFADPRDAIAWATENTPDLVVTDYKMPGMDGAEFTRQFRAQPLCYDVPVIVVTIYEDRSFRYRALDAGATDFLISPVDHQEFKARVRNLLRMRNQQKIIHRRTRSLERRLANDNLVHEEQLRESRELLRQVIDGVPALVCATDEDGKVLFANSSAANRLGISSAEAVGMDRADGLIAADFKRHMMLDKRLYSGTDEVLTFEEELTAPNGTSGTYLTVKSALRGADDDIQGVVTVAIDITDRKEVERVAQRQRNHLSVVIDNIPDWIYATDENHQITLANLAFARAFHTTPDEMVGKTLSDFVENGDQVEDDRRASIDVLRSGKPEHLPEVCTADVFGERQWLQTVKLPFVSSTGEIEVLNVTTEVSAHRKAAEVLREAKDQAEAANRNKTEFLANLSHELRTPLNHIMGFAQVMAEESYGPLNDERYREYANNIHESGKHLLAILNDILDVSRLETGVWQLVERGVDLNRVIDSVARMVRDRTTQAGLTLDVACDPGLSEVLADERMVRQMLLNLLSNAAKFTPEGGTISVQSLRNNAGEMILQVRDTGVGIAAENFEKILTPFGQVENAMSRSTSGTGLGLSLVKSMIELHGGEIRIESTPDEGTCFSLVFPAARVAGSRADGQAAE, translated from the coding sequence ATGTCTACTGTTTTGGTGATCGACGACCGGGTGACTAACCGCCATGTGCTCAGCCGTTTGGCGAGTCAGGCGGACGAGGACGCCGTTGTGCACACATTCGCCGATCCGCGCGATGCGATCGCGTGGGCGACCGAGAACACCCCTGACCTGGTTGTGACAGACTATAAGATGCCCGGCATGGACGGCGCGGAGTTTACCCGCCAGTTCCGGGCGCAGCCGCTTTGCTATGACGTTCCGGTGATCGTGGTGACGATCTATGAGGATCGTTCGTTCCGATATCGCGCGCTTGATGCCGGTGCAACGGATTTCCTGATCAGCCCGGTCGATCATCAGGAGTTCAAGGCGCGCGTGCGAAACCTGCTGCGCATGCGCAATCAGCAGAAGATCATTCACCGCCGGACCCGTTCGCTGGAGCGGCGATTGGCAAACGACAATTTGGTCCACGAAGAGCAGCTGCGTGAATCACGCGAGCTGCTGCGCCAGGTCATTGACGGGGTGCCGGCGCTCGTATGCGCGACGGATGAAGACGGGAAGGTTCTGTTCGCAAATTCGAGTGCTGCGAACCGGCTCGGCATTTCCTCGGCCGAAGCGGTCGGGATGGATCGCGCGGACGGTCTCATTGCGGCTGATTTCAAGCGGCACATGATGCTGGACAAGCGTCTTTACAGCGGGACGGACGAAGTTCTGACCTTCGAGGAAGAGCTCACCGCACCCAACGGAACGAGCGGCACCTATCTGACGGTAAAGTCTGCGCTGCGCGGCGCGGATGATGACATCCAGGGTGTGGTTACGGTGGCGATCGACATCACCGACCGCAAGGAGGTCGAGCGGGTCGCCCAGCGCCAGCGCAATCATCTGAGCGTCGTCATCGACAATATTCCGGATTGGATCTACGCAACCGACGAGAACCACCAGATCACTCTCGCCAACCTTGCATTTGCGCGGGCTTTCCACACGACACCGGACGAAATGGTGGGCAAGACCCTCTCGGACTTCGTGGAGAATGGCGATCAGGTCGAGGATGACCGCCGCGCGAGCATCGATGTGTTGCGTTCCGGAAAGCCGGAGCATTTGCCGGAGGTGTGTACAGCGGATGTGTTCGGCGAGCGTCAATGGCTGCAGACGGTTAAGCTTCCGTTCGTCAGTTCTACCGGCGAAATCGAGGTCCTGAACGTCACGACGGAAGTCTCTGCGCATCGGAAGGCCGCGGAAGTATTGCGCGAAGCCAAGGACCAGGCGGAAGCGGCGAACCGAAACAAGACCGAGTTTCTGGCGAACTTGAGCCACGAATTACGTACGCCGCTGAATCACATCATGGGATTCGCGCAGGTCATGGCCGAGGAAAGCTACGGCCCGCTGAATGACGAGCGATATCGTGAGTATGCCAACAATATTCATGAGAGCGGCAAGCATCTGCTCGCGATCCTGAATGATATTCTCGATGTTTCCCGGCTTGAGACGGGTGTGTGGCAACTCGTCGAACGTGGTGTCGATCTCAATCGTGTCATCGATTCCGTTGCGCGAATGGTGCGTGACCGTACGACGCAGGCAGGGCTGACTCTGGATGTTGCCTGCGATCCGGGTTTGTCCGAAGTGCTGGCCGATGAACGCATGGTCCGCCAGATGCTCCTAAATCTGCTGTCGAATGCGGCGAAGTTCACGCCCGAGGGCGGCACAATCTCCGTGCAAAGCCTGCGCAATAACGCGGGCGAGATGATCCTCCAGGTGCGCGATACCGGGGTTGGTATCGCGGCGGAAAACTTCGAGAAAATTCTGACCCCTTTCGGTCAGGTCGAAAACGCGATGAGCCGGTCAACCAGCGGGACCGGACTTGGGCTTTCGCTGGTCAAATCGATGATCGAATTGCATGGCGGGGAAATACGGATCGAAAGCACCCCCGACGAAGGCACATGTTTCTCACTGGTGTTCCCGGCCGCGCGCGTTGCGGGATCCAGAGCCGACGGCCAGGCTGCCGAATAG